A genomic region of Gossypium hirsutum isolate 1008001.06 chromosome D01, Gossypium_hirsutum_v2.1, whole genome shotgun sequence contains the following coding sequences:
- the LOC107922016 gene encoding protein ESSENTIAL FOR POTEXVIRUS ACCUMULATION 1 produces the protein MAHTSASDSRRHLTVNPHHPISKDVQGSDNPIPLSPQWLLSKPGENKLGMGTMENHPVPYPAHGGRSEVIKPSGNGEGMHGTPKKDVFRPSLLDMETGRRDRWRDEERDTHSALRKDHWRDGDKELSDNRRMDRWADNLPSRQFGEARRAPTERWTDSGNRDSNYDQKRESKWNSRWGPDDKNNEKSRDKWVDSGRDGDMLLDKGLPHLSSHGKDVKEGDHYRPWRSTSSQSRGRGEPPHHQALTPSKQVPTFSYGRGRGESHSSPFSAGHGRGSSGGNTGASIPSYNQTLGNISNRSEIDHGEPSPLRYSRKKLLDLYMRTDMRIYQNLVEELLSVPSLTQNESLEPLALCAPSSDEMLVLKGIDKGDITSSGAPQMPKDGSASRNTTEFTHSRRNKIGSREDLPPAVDDCKEETSDIPNSSYSQLEKHKGYPDAKFISEDNKVLFKRDEELPISRESSIQVTNSVNPGTMWRTSSFGERSPTVTHDLKEIPNDARSRTPDMSWSQPQKDMINQRESNVLNSSYARAEANWQSSEDPILKRQPSGVLAREPEPRKLPAPEDLVLHYKDPQGEIQGPFSGIDILSWFEAGYFGIDLEVRLASAPKDSLFSLLGDVMPHLRAKARPPPGFGVPKQGELSDLPSRPNYSSPGKVHAGTSEINMIRNEPRPATEAENRFLESLMSGGMSNPSQGLQGYVPQFSCSGSQRLQAPTPPSLTSLLGQTMDKSSGILKPEKFIPSTLSQDSQLLNMLQQQYLMQQLQPQTPVPTPEMLLLEKIMLLKQQQKLEEQQQLLRQQQLLSQVLQEHQSKQHFGEPSYVHLQTTTIPTGHSSMDPSRLQPSLQNVLQIGSQIPGNQDEHAHNFMNLPPQVSWDSSYAVSSGSPPVLLPHEIVSSINCQQSWGTNAPELVNGIQPPLPVTTIVESSPSLEVNLSSQEASLVQEPLASECHALPMEQPLDYTQKIDEIAPVVPTVDDATCGTLEHHEIATARTSKTDIPINEGVLSTDSIDELPVGRDKGNDQPSVVREAKNVEAHEVRKASEKKSRKQKSSKSQASDLAKGLPKASTLVQLKPSETEEPVVGDSNTAGHNIDGMSQGKTEENKSRNAPMDSSYAKSFSAANIGVLDDETKETKGEAKLSSSPLQNPAAVRAWKPAPGFKAKSLLEIQQEEQRKAQTEVAVSELTSSVNSLSLSTPWAGVVSSLEPKVSRVSKKDADISESAIVKPESSLISVSKKSPLHDLLAEEVLAKSRERDADVPGTISTSSAHVTTTNVEPTDNDNFIEAKETKRSRKKSAKSKGTGAKVSGPPSTADAVLVSASTIEKVKSSRPAHVEMELLPSIPSGPSLGDFVPWKEEQVNPSSAPAWSADSKKLPKPTSLRDIQKEQKRNSSVQPTNPIPTPHKSQPSQSTPAGVSSWSFTASSPLKTASPIQINSHATHSKHKGDDDLFWGPIDQTKQETKQGDFPLLANVGGWGTKSTPAKGTASGALSRQKSSGRAIERTLSSSPASAQSFLKGKSDMLTKHSEAMDFRDWCESECVRLIGTKDTSVLEFCLKQSRSEAEILLVENLGSFDPNHEFIEKFLNYKELLPADVIEIAFQSRHDRKFAELGSGYVNFSNASVANFDAEVGVGLDGSSKGGGKKKGKKGKKVSPAVLGFNVVSNRIMMGEIQTVED, from the exons ATGGCTCATACCTCTGCTTCCGATTCCCGCCGCCACCTCACCGTCAACCCTCACCATCCGATCTCCAAAG ATGTTCAAGGATCTGACAATCCTATTCCGCTTTCACCACAATGGCTTCTTTCAAAGCCAGGGGAGAATAAGCTTGGAATGGGAACTATG GAAAATCATCCTGTGCCATATCCTGCTCATGGAGGTCGCTCTGAAGTCATTAAGCCATCAGGAAATGGCGAGGGGATGCATGGTACCCCAAAAAAGGATGTTTTTAGGCCATCCTTACTTGATATGGAAACTGGCCGTCGAGACCGCTGGCGTGATGAAGAACGAGATACTCATTCAGCTCTGCGCAAAGATCACTGGAGGGATGGAGATAAAGAGCTCAGTGATAACCGCAGGATGGATCGATGGGCAGATAACTTGCCTTCAAGACAATTTGGAGAAGCACGCCGTGCACCCACTGAGCGGTGGACTGATTCAGGTAACAGGGACTCAAATTATGATCAAAAGCGTGAGAGCAAGTGGAACTCACGCTGGGGGCCTGatgataaaaataatgaaaagtcGCGAGATAAGTGGGTAGACTCTGGAAGAGATGGTGATATGCTTCTTGACAAAGGGTTGCCCCATCTTTCTAGTCATGGGAAGGATGTGAAGGAGGGGGATCACTATCGCCCATGGAGATCCACCTCTTCTCAAAGTCGAGGAAGGGGAGAGCCTCCACATCACCAAGCACTAACTCCAAGCAAGCAGGTTCCCACTTTTTCCTATGGCAGAGGACGTGGAGAAAGTCACTCTTCACCATTTTCTGCTGGTCATGGAAGGGGAAGTTCTGGTGGGAACACAGGGGCCAGTATACCTTCTTACAATCAAACTCTGGGAAACATATCTAACAGGAGTGAAATTGACCATGGAGAGCCATCCCCTTTACGGTATAGTAGGAAAAAATTACTTGACTTATACATGAGGACTGATATGAGAATTTACCAAAATCTCGTAGAAGAGCTTCTATCAGTTCCTTCACTTACACAAAATGAATCACTGGAACCTCTAGCTCTTTGTGCTCCCAGTTCTGATGAAATg CTTGTTCTAAAGGGAATAGACAAAGGGGACATAACTAGTAGTGGTGCTCCTCAGATGCCAAAAGACGGGTCTGCCAGCCGGAACACTACAGAGTTTACTCATTCAAGAAGAAACAAGATTG GCAGTAGAGAAGATTTACCACCTGCTGTTGATGATTGTAAAGAGGAAACTTCTGACATTCCAAACAGCAGTTATTCACAGCTTGAAAAACATAAGGGATACCCAGATGCTAAATTCATATCTGAAG ACAATAAGGTTCTTTTTAAAAGGGATGAAGAGTTGCCTATAAGTAGGGAATCAAGCATACAAGTGACTAACTCTGTTAATCCTGGCACCATGTGGCGAACCTCTTCATTTGGGGAACGGTCACCTACAGTCACACATGACTTGAAAGAGATTCCAAATGATGCCAGGTCAAGAACCCCCGACATGAGCTGGTCACAACCACAGAAAGATATGATTAACCAACGAGAAAGCAATGTGTTGAATTCATCCTATGCTAGAGCTGAAGCAAATTGGCAATCTAGTGAGGATCCTATACTTAAGAGGCAGCCGTCTGGAGTTTTGGCTAGGGAACCTGAACCTAGGAAGCTGCCTGCTCCGGAGGACCTTGTTCTTCACTACAAAGATCCTCAAGGTGAAATTCAAGGCCCTTTTTCAGGGATTGATATTTTAAGCTGGTTTGAGGCAGGGTATTTTGGGATAGATTTGGAAGTTCGGCTAGCTAGTGCACCCAAGGACTCACTGTTTTCCCTACTTGGTGATGTAATGCCCCACTTGCGGGCTAAAGCACGTCCGCCACCTGGATTTGGTGTGCCAAAACAGGGTGAACTCTCAGATTTGCCAAGCAGACCAAATTACAGTAGCCCTGGGAAAGTTCATGCTGGTACAAGTGAGATCAATATGATCAGAAATGAGCCAAGGCCAGCAACAGAAGCTGAAAACAGATTTTTGGAGTCACTCATGTCTGGTGGCATGAGCAATCCATCTCAAG GCCTGCAAGGATATGTTCCACAATTTTCATGCTCTGGATCCCAGAGGCTGCAAGCACCTACTCCACCTTCCTTGACAAGTTTGCTTGGTCAAACTATGGATAAGTCATCTGGTATTTTAAAACCTGAAAAGTTTATCCCCTCCACTTTATCTCAGGACTCCCAACTGCTAAATATGTTGCAGCAGCAGTATTTAATGCAGCAGCTGCAACCCCAGACACCAGTACCAACACCAGAGATGTTGCTGCTTGAAAAGATCATGTTGCTTAAGCAGCAACAGAAACTGGAGGAACAGCAACAGTTGTTACGGCAACAACAATTGCTTTCACAGGTTTTGCAAGAACATCAATCAAAGCAGCATTTCGGTGAACCCTCTTACGTACACTTACAGACTACTACAATACCAACAGGCCATTCATCCATGGACCCCTCTCGGCTTCAGCCATCATTACAGAATGTTCTTCAGATTGGTTCGCAGATCCCAGGCAACCAAGATGAACATGCCCATAACTTCATGAATCTACCTCCACAAGTTTCCTGGGATTCCAGTTATGCTGTTAGTTCTGGATCCCCTCCTGTGCTTCTACCGCATGAGATTGTCAGTAGTATCAATTGTCAGCAGAGCTGGGGGACTAATGCACCAGAACTGGTTAATGGCATCCAGCCGCCTTTGCCAGTGACAACAATTGTTGAAAGCTCACCCTCATTGGAAGTGAACTTATCCTCCCAGGAGGCTTCTCTCGTGCAAGAGCCTCTCGCTTCTGAATGTCATGCGCTTCCTATGGAGCAGCCATTGGATTATACTCAGAAGATTGATGAAATTGCACCAGTTGTACCTACTGTGGATGATGCAACCTGTGGAACCTTGGAGCACCATGAAATTGCTACTGCTAGAACCTCTAAAACTGATATACCTATTAACGAGGGTGTTCTATCTACTGATTCTATTGATGAACTGCCAGTTGGAAGAGACAAAGGCAATGATCAGCCTTCTGTGGTGAGAGAAGCTAAGAATGTCGAAGCTCATGAGGTAAGAAAAGCTTCAGAAAAGAAGTCTAGAAAGCAAAAATCTAGTAAATCACAAGCTTCTGACCTTGCAAAGGGACTTCCAAAGGCTTCCACTTTGGTGCAATTGAAACCATCTGAAACTGAAGAGCCAGTTGTTGGTGACTCTAATACTGCTGGACATAACATTGATGGGATGTCTCAAGGAAAGACGGAAGAGAACAAATCCAGAAATGCCCCCATGGATTCTTCTTATGCTAAAAGCTTTTCAGCTGCTAACATTGGTGTGTTGGATGATGAAACCAAAGAAACCAAGGGTGAGGCTAAACTTTCTAGTTCTCCATTGCAGAACCCAGCTGCAGTACGTGCATGGAAACCTGCTCCTGGTTTCAAGGCAAAGTCATTACTGGAAATCCAACAAGAAGAACAGAGGAAGGCTCAAACTGAAGTGGCAGTATCAGAGTTGACTTCTTCTGTCAACTCTCTGAGTTTGTCAACTCCATGGGCTGGGGTTGTCTCTAGTTTAGAACCCAAAGTTTCTAGAGTAAGTAAAAAAGATGCAGATATTTCTGAGTCAGCTATTGTGAAACCCGAAAGTTCTTTAATTTCAGTGAGTAAAAAGAGTCCATTACATGATCTGTTGGCAGAAGAAGTTTTAGCAAAATCTAGGGAAAGAGATGCAGATGTTCCTGGCACTATTTCTACATCTTCTGCCCATGTTACCACTACAAATGTCGAACCCACTGATAATGACAATTTTATTGAGGCTAAAGAAACTAAAAGGAGTCGAAAAAAGTCTGCCAAATCTAAGGGTACAGGAGCAAAAGTTTCCGGTCCTCCTAGTACTGCTGATGCGGTTCTTGTTAGTGCAAGTACTATTGAGAAAGTCAAAAGTTCTCGTCCAGCACATGTGGAGATGGAATTATTGCCTTCAATTCCCTCAGGTCCTTCTTTGGGAGATTTTGTACCTTGGAAAGAGGAGCAAGTAAACCCTTCCTCTGCTCCAGCTTGGTCTGCTGATTCTAAGAAACTTCCTAAGCCCACATCATTGCGGGACATCCAAAAGGAGCAGAAGAGGAATTCCTCTGTCCAGCCCACAAATCCAATACCAACTCCTCATAAGTCCCAACCAAGTCAGTCAACTCCTGCTGGTGTTTCATCTTGGTCCTTCACTGCATCTTCACCGTTAAAGACTGCATCGCCGATCCAGATTAATTCTCATGCAACTCATTCAAAACATAAAGGAGATGATGACTTATTCTGGGGTCCAATTGATCAGACAAAGCAAGAAACGAAGCA AGGTGATTTCCCACTTCTTGCAAATGTGGGCGGCTGGGGGACAAAAAGCACTCCTGCTAAAGGAACTGCAAGTGGGGCATTAAGTCGGCAAAAGTCAAGTGGCAGAGCTATTGAGCGCACTTTGTCATCCTCTCCTGCCTCTGCTCAGTCATTCCTTAAAGGCAAAAGTGATATGTTGACAAAGCATTCTG AGGCCATGGATTTCAGAGATTGGTGCGAGAGTGAATGTGTTAGGCTTATTGGGACAAAAG ATACAAGTGTCTTGGAATTTTGTTTGAAGCAATCTAGATCTGAGGCTGAGATACTTCTGGTAGAGAACCTTGGATCATTTGATCCAAATCACGAGTTCATTGAGAAATTTCTCAACTATAAGGAATTGCTACCTGCTGATGTGATTGAGATTGCTTTTCAAAGTCGACATGACAGAAAGTTCGCAGAGTTGGGCAGCGGATATGTGAATTTCAGCAATGCAAGTGTTGCTAATTTTGATGCAGAAGTTGGAGTTGGCCTAGATGGTTCCTCTAAGGGGGGAGGCAAGAAGAAAGGGAAGAAAGGGAAGAAAGTTAGTCCAGCTGTTTTGGGATTCAACGTAGTGAGCAACCGGATTATGATGGGTGAGATTCAGACAGTAGAAGATTGA